A window of Bacteroidia bacterium genomic DNA:
ATATCTACCACATTTCCGTATTTAGCAAGCGAATCCGGTTTTACCAACACAAACAATGCATCTCTCGAACCTTGAGCTTTTGCTTTGTATTTTTCGAATTGAGCATCGCTGATTGTCTTATTATCGTGTTCTTTAGTGATAATGGAAATACTGTCTAACACAAATTTATTTTTCGCTAACAAAATTTTACGGATGCCATCTTTTGAATAATCGGTTAATTGTAGTTTAGTAGTGTCTTTAAATTCTCCTCCGTAATAATAAATTTTGTTGTGATCACTTAATATTACTGTCAATGCCAAGGAATTCTTGATTTTCGTAGAATCGACATTTTTAT
This region includes:
- a CDS encoding biopolymer transporter ExbD; the encoded protein is MAEVNTGDSGGGKKGKHEKKRAKKSSTKIDMTPMVDLAFLLLTFFMLTTTFSKPQTMELTMPIKDKNVDSTKIKNSLALTVILSDHNKIYYYGGEFKDTTKLQLTDYSKDGIRKILLAKNKFVLDSISIITKEHDNKTISDAQFEKYKAKAQGSRDALFVLVKPDSLAKYGNVVDMLDELSICNVGKYALVSLFPQEKDKVKIFKKN